A portion of the Pseudomonas synxantha BG33R genome contains these proteins:
- a CDS encoding peptide ABC transporter ATP-binding protein: MAVVLTARDLTRHYEVSRGLFKGHATVRALNGVSFELEAGKTLAVVGESGCGKSTLARALTLIEEPSSGSLKIAGQEVAGADKAQRKQLRKDVQMVFQSPYASLNPRQKVGDQLAEPLLINTNLSAAERREKVQAMMKQVGLRPEHYQRYPHMFSGGQRQRIALARAMMLQPKVLVADEPTSALDVSIQAQVLNLFMDLQQEFNTAYVFISHNLAVVQHVADDVMVMYLGRPVEVGPKEDIYARPLHPYTQALLSATPTIHPDPNKPKIKIVGELPNPLNPPPGCAFHKRCPYATERCSSEEPLLRPLDNRQVACHYAEQFVA, from the coding sequence ATGGCCGTCGTACTTACCGCCCGCGACCTCACCCGTCACTATGAAGTGTCCCGTGGCCTGTTCAAGGGCCACGCCACCGTGCGTGCTCTCAATGGCGTGTCCTTTGAGCTGGAAGCCGGCAAGACCCTCGCGGTGGTGGGCGAGTCGGGTTGCGGCAAATCCACCCTGGCCCGTGCCCTCACGCTGATTGAAGAGCCGTCTTCGGGCTCGTTGAAAATCGCCGGCCAGGAAGTGGCCGGTGCCGACAAGGCCCAGCGCAAGCAATTGCGTAAAGACGTGCAGATGGTGTTCCAAAGCCCGTATGCGTCGTTGAACCCACGCCAGAAAGTCGGTGATCAACTGGCGGAGCCGTTGCTGATCAACACCAACCTGTCCGCCGCCGAGCGCCGCGAAAAAGTCCAGGCGATGATGAAGCAAGTGGGCCTGCGCCCTGAGCATTATCAGCGCTACCCGCACATGTTCTCCGGTGGTCAGCGCCAACGTATCGCACTGGCCAGGGCGATGATGCTGCAACCCAAAGTGTTGGTGGCGGACGAACCGACCTCGGCGCTGGACGTGTCGATCCAGGCCCAGGTGCTCAACCTGTTCATGGATTTGCAGCAGGAATTCAACACCGCCTACGTGTTCATCTCCCACAACCTGGCGGTGGTGCAACACGTTGCCGACGATGTGATGGTGATGTACCTCGGCCGCCCGGTGGAAGTAGGCCCCAAGGAAGACATCTACGCCCGCCCGCTGCACCCTTACACCCAGGCGCTGCTGTCGGCCACCCCGACCATTCACCCGGACCCGAACAAGCCGAAGATCAAGATCGTTGGCGAACTGCCCAACCCGCTGAACCCGCCACCTGGCTGCGCATTCCACAAGCGCTGCCCGTATGCGACCGAGCGATGCAGCAGCGAAGAGCCGCTGTTGCGACCATTGGATAATCGGCAGGTGGCTTGCCACTATGCGGAGCAATTCGTGGCCTGA
- a CDS encoding ABC transporter ATP-binding protein → MSLLEIKNLNVRFGDKTAVPVVDGLDISVDKGEVLAIVGESGSGKSVTMMALMGLIEHPGIVTADALNFDGKDMLKLSNRQRRQIVGKDLAMVFQDPMTALNPSYTVGFQIEEVLRLHLKMSGKQARKRAIELLEKVEIPGAASRMDAYPHQLSGGMSQRVAIAMAIAGEPKLLIADEPTTALDVTIQAQIMELLLALQKEQNMGLVLITHDLAVVAETAQRVCVMYAGQAVEVGQVPQLFDIPAHPYSEALLKAIPEHSLGATRLATLPGIVPGRYDRPQGCLLSPRCPYVQDSCRAQRPSLDPKSNSLARCFYPLNQEVA, encoded by the coding sequence ATGTCACTGTTAGAAATCAAGAATCTCAACGTCCGCTTCGGCGACAAGACCGCCGTACCGGTGGTCGATGGCCTAGACATTTCCGTCGACAAAGGCGAAGTACTGGCGATCGTTGGCGAGTCGGGCTCGGGTAAATCCGTGACCATGATGGCGCTGATGGGCCTGATCGAGCATCCCGGCATCGTTACCGCCGATGCGCTGAACTTCGACGGCAAGGACATGCTCAAGCTGAGCAACCGCCAGCGCCGCCAGATCGTCGGCAAAGACCTGGCGATGGTGTTCCAGGACCCGATGACCGCGCTGAACCCCAGCTACACCGTGGGTTTCCAGATCGAAGAAGTGCTGCGCCTGCATTTGAAAATGTCCGGCAAGCAAGCGCGCAAGCGTGCGATCGAGCTGCTGGAAAAAGTCGAAATCCCAGGCGCCGCCAGCCGCATGGACGCCTACCCGCACCAATTGTCTGGCGGTATGAGCCAGCGTGTTGCAATCGCCATGGCAATTGCCGGCGAGCCCAAACTGCTGATCGCCGATGAGCCGACCACTGCGCTGGACGTGACCATCCAGGCGCAGATCATGGAGCTGCTGCTGGCGCTGCAAAAAGAACAGAACATGGGCCTGGTGCTGATCACTCACGACCTCGCGGTGGTGGCTGAAACTGCCCAGCGCGTGTGCGTGATGTACGCAGGCCAAGCGGTGGAAGTCGGCCAGGTGCCGCAACTGTTCGACATCCCGGCGCACCCGTACAGCGAAGCGTTGCTCAAGGCGATTCCCGAGCACAGCCTCGGCGCCACGCGCCTGGCCACGCTGCCGGGCATCGTTCCCGGCCGCTATGACCGTCCGCAGGGCTGCTTGCTGTCACCGCGCTGCCCGTATGTGCAGGACTCCTGCCGCGCCCAGCGTCCAAGCCTTGACCCGAAAAGCAACAGCCTCGCCCGCTGCTTCTACCCGCTGAACCAGGAGGTGGCGTAA
- a CDS encoding ABC transporter permease subunit: MTTSTPVSAVDQSLLYPSPYKEFWQAFSKNKGAVAGLLFMLLIVFCAIFAPWVAPHNPSEQYRDFLLTPPAWLEGGQMQFLLGTDELGRDLLSRLIQGSRLSLLIGLSSVVMSLIPGILLGLFAGFFPRLLGPTIMRLMDIMLALPSLLLAVAIVAILGPGLINTVIAIAIVSLPSYVRLTRAAVMGELNRDYVTAARLAGAGLPRLMFITVLPNCMAPLIVQATLSFSSAILDAAALGFLGLGVQPPTPEWGTMLASARDYIERAWWVVSLPGLTILLSVLAINLMGDGLRDALDPKLKNAA; this comes from the coding sequence ATGACTACCTCTACTCCAGTGTCAGCAGTCGATCAGAGCCTGCTGTACCCGTCCCCGTATAAAGAATTCTGGCAAGCCTTCTCCAAGAACAAAGGCGCGGTTGCCGGCCTGCTGTTCATGTTGCTGATCGTGTTCTGCGCGATCTTCGCTCCCTGGGTTGCCCCGCATAACCCCAGCGAGCAATACCGCGACTTCCTGCTGACCCCACCGGCGTGGCTGGAGGGCGGGCAGATGCAGTTCCTGCTCGGCACCGACGAACTGGGGCGTGACTTGCTCTCGCGCCTGATCCAGGGTTCGCGCCTGTCGTTGCTGATCGGCTTGTCATCAGTAGTGATGTCGCTGATCCCAGGCATCCTGCTGGGCCTTTTCGCCGGGTTCTTCCCGCGCTTGCTCGGCCCAACCATCATGCGCTTGATGGACATCATGCTGGCCCTGCCATCGCTGCTGCTGGCCGTGGCGATTGTCGCCATCCTCGGCCCTGGCCTGATCAACACCGTGATCGCCATCGCTATCGTGTCGTTGCCGTCCTACGTGCGTCTGACCCGCGCGGCGGTAATGGGCGAACTGAACCGCGACTACGTGACCGCCGCCCGCCTCGCGGGTGCCGGCCTGCCACGCCTGATGTTCATCACCGTGCTGCCTAACTGCATGGCACCGCTGATCGTACAAGCGACCTTGAGCTTTTCCTCGGCGATTCTCGATGCCGCGGCCCTGGGCTTCCTCGGCCTTGGCGTACAACCGCCAACCCCTGAGTGGGGCACCATGCTGGCTTCGGCCCGTGACTACATCGAACGCGCCTGGTGGGTCGTGAGCCTGCCTGGCTTGACCATTTTGCTCAGCGTGCTGGCAATCAACTTGATGGGTGACGGCCTGCGCGATGCGCTGGACCCGAAACTCAAGAACGCCGCCTGA
- a CDS encoding ABC transporter permease subunit yields the protein MFSFIARRLGLLIPTFFGITLLTFALIRMIPGDPVEVMMGERRVDPEMHAQAMERLGLNKPLYAQYLDYVGKLAQGDLGESLRTRTSVWTEFTALFPATLELSMAALLFAGILGLLAGVIAALKRGSLFDHGVMGISLAGYSMPIFWWGLILIMFFSVSLGWTPVSGRIDLLYDIEPRTGFMLIDTLLADEPDAFWDALHHLILPAIVLGTIPLAVIARMTRSSMLEVLREDYIRTAKAKGLSPARVVFVHGLRNALIPVLTVVGLQVGTLLAGAVLTETIFSWPGIGKWLIEAIGARDYPVVQNGILLIACLVILVNFVVDILYGFANPRIRHQR from the coding sequence ATGTTTAGTTTTATTGCCCGCCGATTGGGGTTATTGATCCCCACGTTCTTCGGCATCACGTTGCTGACTTTTGCGTTGATTCGCATGATTCCAGGCGACCCCGTAGAAGTCATGATGGGCGAGCGGCGGGTTGACCCCGAAATGCACGCCCAGGCAATGGAGCGCCTTGGCCTTAACAAGCCGCTGTATGCGCAATACCTGGATTACGTCGGCAAGCTCGCCCAGGGCGACCTTGGCGAATCGCTGCGCACCCGCACCAGCGTGTGGACCGAGTTCACCGCCCTCTTCCCCGCGACCCTGGAACTGTCCATGGCCGCCCTGTTGTTCGCCGGTATCCTGGGCCTGTTGGCCGGGGTGATCGCGGCACTCAAACGAGGATCCCTGTTCGACCATGGGGTGATGGGCATCTCCCTGGCGGGCTATTCGATGCCGATCTTCTGGTGGGGCCTGATCCTGATCATGTTCTTCTCGGTAAGCCTGGGCTGGACCCCGGTTTCCGGGCGTATCGACCTGCTCTACGACATCGAGCCGCGCACCGGTTTCATGCTCATCGACACCCTGCTGGCCGACGAGCCGGACGCGTTCTGGGACGCCCTGCACCACCTGATCCTGCCGGCTATCGTGCTGGGTACCATCCCGCTGGCTGTGATCGCACGGATGACCCGCTCCTCGATGCTTGAAGTACTGCGCGAGGACTACATCCGCACCGCCAAGGCCAAGGGCCTGTCGCCGGCGCGCGTGGTATTCGTTCACGGCCTGCGTAACGCGCTGATCCCGGTACTGACCGTGGTCGGACTGCAAGTCGGCACGCTGCTGGCCGGTGCGGTACTGACCGAAACCATCTTCTCGTGGCCCGGCATCGGCAAATGGCTGATCGAAGCCATTGGCGCGCGGGACTACCCGGTGGTGCAAAACGGCATTCTGCTGATCGCCTGCCTGGTGATCCTGGTGAACTTCGTGGTGGATATCCTCTACGGCTTCGCCAACCCACGCATCCGTCACCAGCGCTGA
- a CDS encoding ABC transporter substrate-binding protein: MKMLPLQAAMAAALLSVAIGVSAKPLVVCTEASPEGFDPVLYTTAVTADAAAETMFNRLVDFKPGTTEVVPALAKDLPEISADGLTYTFHLRDDIKFHTTDYFKPTRNLNADDVLWSFQRQLDPNHPWHKKSLVGYPYFESMGFKELLKSVEKIDDHTVVFTLTRPEAPFLADLGMAFSSIHSKEYADQLLKSGKTEDLNAKPIGTGPFIFTRYQKDAQARFKANPDYFRGKPAVDPLILAITVDNNVRLQKLKANECQIALFPKPDDIPSIKKDPNLKVDELAAMTTSYTALNTTRKYMSDARVRHAINIAFDKTGYTEALFGKGNAVVGTGPYPPTLLGFSEKLKNPARDLDKARALLKEAGVPEGTEFTLFTRNGGGPTNPNPMLGAQRMQADLAQIGLKINIKVMEWGEMLKRAKNGEHDMVSAGWVGDNGDPDNFLTPNLSCDAAKNGENYARWCNKEFQDLIDKARAVAEPAERAALYEQAQDVFEKDQPWLPMAYPKLFTALRKNVEGFTQSPLGTNNFATTQVK, from the coding sequence ATGAAAATGCTCCCGCTACAAGCCGCCATGGCTGCCGCGCTGTTGAGCGTGGCGATCGGCGTTTCGGCCAAACCGCTGGTGGTGTGCACCGAAGCCAGCCCGGAAGGTTTCGACCCGGTCCTGTACACCACCGCCGTGACCGCCGATGCCGCCGCTGAAACCATGTTCAACCGTCTGGTGGACTTCAAGCCCGGTACTACCGAGGTGGTCCCTGCGCTGGCTAAAGACCTGCCGGAAATCAGTGCCGATGGCCTGACCTACACCTTCCACCTGCGTGACGATATCAAGTTCCACACCACCGACTATTTCAAACCCACGCGCAACCTGAACGCCGACGACGTGCTTTGGAGCTTCCAGCGCCAGCTGGACCCGAATCACCCTTGGCATAAAAAGTCCCTCGTGGGCTACCCGTACTTCGAAAGCATGGGGTTCAAGGAACTGCTCAAGAGCGTAGAGAAGATCGACGATCATACCGTCGTCTTTACCCTGACCCGTCCTGAAGCTCCGTTCCTGGCTGACCTGGGCATGGCATTCTCTTCAATCCATTCGAAGGAATACGCCGACCAGTTGCTCAAATCCGGCAAGACCGAAGACCTCAATGCCAAGCCCATCGGCACTGGCCCGTTCATCTTCACCCGTTATCAGAAAGACGCCCAGGCACGCTTCAAGGCCAACCCCGACTACTTCCGCGGCAAGCCGGCGGTCGATCCGCTGATTCTGGCAATCACCGTCGATAACAACGTGCGCCTGCAGAAGCTCAAGGCCAACGAATGTCAGATCGCATTGTTCCCCAAGCCGGACGACATCCCAAGCATCAAGAAAGACCCGAACCTGAAAGTCGATGAACTGGCGGCGATGACCACCAGCTATACCGCATTGAACACCACCCGCAAATACATGAGCGATGCGCGGGTACGTCATGCAATCAATATCGCGTTCGACAAGACCGGCTATACCGAAGCGCTGTTCGGCAAAGGCAATGCAGTCGTGGGCACCGGCCCTTATCCACCGACATTGCTGGGTTTCAGTGAAAAGCTGAAAAACCCAGCGCGCGACCTGGACAAGGCCCGTGCCCTGCTCAAGGAAGCCGGCGTGCCGGAAGGCACCGAATTCACCCTGTTCACCCGTAACGGCGGCGGCCCGACCAACCCCAACCCGATGCTCGGCGCCCAGCGTATGCAAGCAGACCTGGCCCAGATTGGCTTGAAGATCAATATCAAGGTCATGGAATGGGGCGAGATGCTCAAGCGTGCCAAAAACGGCGAGCACGACATGGTTTCGGCGGGCTGGGTCGGTGATAACGGCGACCCGGATAACTTCCTGACGCCAAACCTGAGTTGCGATGCAGCCAAAAACGGCGAAAACTACGCCCGCTGGTGTAACAAAGAGTTTCAGGACTTGATCGACAAAGCCCGTGCAGTCGCGGAACCGGCCGAACGGGCCGCGCTCTATGAACAAGCACAGGATGTGTTCGAGAAAGACCAACCCTGGCTTCCCATGGCTTACCCGAAACTGTTCACCGCCCTGCGCAAGAACGTAGAGGGCTTCACCCAAAGCCCTCTGGGTACAAATAACTTCGCCACCACCCAGGTGAAGTAA
- a CDS encoding OprD family outer membrane porin yields the protein MKLSSKALLALAISSITATAYAETQSQDFVPTTLAGTSAQSEAKGFVEDFSLGGTTRNWYSHESKYRGGTFAYQKHGQTLTDRNRTNWVQGTILNASSGFTQGTVGVKTEVAVYNALVLDRSKRDIKGGSNRTLADSNGDAVDQWSKLGLANVQFRVSNTTLTAGRQNFSSGIVDTIGNRALPSSFQGVSFNSEEFSNLSFQGGVFDRVSPRSEQSLSKFRTEYGNGAETDKVYTLGANYQPLKSLKTSFFAANVKDFWNQYYFGATHELGDAQQLGLTTGFNYYKTVDEGKKEMGEIDNDTFSLSLGLTHQAHSLTFAYQQVNGNEYFDYLHETNGIYLANSLTSDFNGPNEKSFQIAYAINMAEYGVPGLKFNAYSARGWDIDGTHYTGNGGRAKFAYDGIQSQDGEKHQEYGIGASYAVQSGPLKATAIRATYVEHRGSEFQSDGSIKEFRLVTTIPFNIL from the coding sequence ATGAAACTGAGCAGCAAAGCGCTTCTGGCCTTGGCCATCAGCAGCATCACGGCAACCGCCTATGCTGAAACGCAAAGCCAGGACTTCGTTCCTACCACCTTGGCCGGCACCAGCGCCCAAAGCGAGGCTAAAGGCTTCGTTGAAGACTTCAGCCTTGGCGGCACCACACGTAACTGGTACTCCCATGAAAGCAAATACCGTGGGGGCACCTTCGCGTACCAGAAGCATGGCCAGACCCTGACCGACCGTAACCGTACCAACTGGGTACAGGGCACCATCCTCAACGCCAGCTCGGGTTTCACCCAGGGCACTGTCGGCGTCAAGACCGAAGTGGCGGTTTACAACGCTCTGGTACTGGACCGCAGCAAGCGTGATATCAAGGGCGGCTCCAACCGTACCCTGGCGGACTCCAATGGTGACGCCGTAGACCAGTGGAGCAAACTGGGCCTGGCCAACGTACAGTTCCGCGTGTCCAACACCACCTTGACCGCCGGTCGCCAGAACTTCAGCAGCGGCATCGTCGACACCATCGGCAACCGTGCCTTGCCTTCTAGCTTCCAGGGTGTGAGCTTCAACAGCGAAGAGTTCAGCAACCTGTCGTTCCAGGGCGGCGTGTTTGACCGCGTTTCGCCACGTAGCGAACAGAGCCTGTCGAAATTCCGTACCGAATACGGCAATGGCGCGGAAACCGATAAAGTCTATACCCTGGGCGCGAACTACCAGCCGCTCAAAAGCCTGAAAACCAGCTTCTTCGCCGCCAACGTGAAAGACTTCTGGAACCAGTACTACTTCGGCGCCACCCACGAGCTGGGCGACGCGCAGCAGTTGGGCCTGACCACCGGTTTCAACTACTACAAAACCGTCGATGAAGGCAAAAAAGAGATGGGGGAAATCGACAACGATACCTTCTCCCTTTCCCTGGGCCTGACTCACCAGGCGCATAGCCTGACCTTCGCTTACCAGCAAGTGAACGGTAACGAGTACTTCGACTACCTGCACGAGACCAACGGCATCTACCTGGCCAACTCCCTGACCTCGGACTTCAACGGCCCGAACGAGAAGTCCTTCCAGATCGCCTACGCCATCAACATGGCCGAATACGGCGTGCCGGGCCTGAAGTTCAACGCCTACTCGGCGCGCGGCTGGGATATCGACGGCACCCACTACACCGGCAACGGTGGTCGGGCCAAGTTCGCCTACGACGGCATCCAGTCCCAGGACGGCGAGAAGCACCAGGAATACGGTATCGGCGCTTCCTACGCGGTCCAGAGCGGCCCGCTCAAGGCCACCGCGATTCGTGCCACCTACGTTGAACACCGTGGCAGCGAGTTCCAATCCGACGGCAGCATCAAAGAGTTCCGTCTGGTCACCACCATCCCATTCAACATCCTTTAA
- a CDS encoding ABC transporter substrate-binding protein — protein sequence MFATSLLAVATMGQAAEKKSLVFCSEGSPAGFDTAQYTTATDNDAAEPLYNRLVEFEKGATDVVPGLATKWDISPDGLTYTFHLREGVKFHSNKEFKPTRDFNADDVLFTFNRMLDPEHPFRKAYPTEFPYFNGMSLNKNIAKVEKTDLHTVVMTLNTVDAAFVQNIAMSFAAILSAEYAEQLLKQGKPSDINQKPIGTGPFVFQRYQKDSQIRYVGNKQYWDPSRVKLDQLIFAINTDASVRVQKLKAGECQVTLHPRPADVDALKADPNLQLLTKPGFNLGYIAYNVRHKPFDQLEVRQALDMAVNKQSILNAVYQGAGQLAVNGMPPTQWSYDDSIKDAAYNPEKAKELLKAAGVKEGTEITLWAMPVQRPYNPNAKLMAEMLQNDWAKIGLKVKIVSYEWGEYIKRTKNGEHDVSLIGWTGDNGDPDNWLGTLYSCDAIGGNNYSMWCDPAYDKLIKQAKVVTDREQRTVLYKQAQQLLKQQVPITPVAHSTVNQPLSAKVEGFKVSPFGRNVFSGVSITP from the coding sequence ATGTTTGCCACCAGCCTGCTGGCCGTGGCCACGATGGGCCAGGCCGCCGAAAAGAAGAGCCTGGTGTTCTGCTCCGAAGGCAGCCCGGCAGGGTTTGACACTGCGCAATACACCACGGCCACCGACAACGATGCGGCAGAGCCTTTGTACAATCGCCTGGTTGAATTCGAAAAAGGCGCGACCGACGTAGTACCTGGGCTGGCGACCAAATGGGATATTTCGCCAGATGGCCTGACCTACACCTTCCACCTGCGTGAAGGGGTGAAGTTCCACAGCAACAAGGAGTTCAAGCCGACGCGCGACTTCAACGCCGACGACGTGCTGTTCACCTTCAACCGCATGCTTGACCCCGAGCATCCGTTCCGCAAGGCCTACCCTACCGAGTTTCCGTACTTCAACGGGATGAGCCTGAACAAGAATATCGCCAAGGTCGAAAAAACCGACCTGCATACCGTGGTGATGACCTTGAACACGGTCGACGCCGCGTTCGTGCAGAACATCGCCATGAGTTTCGCTGCGATCCTGTCCGCCGAATACGCCGAGCAGTTGCTCAAGCAAGGCAAGCCCAGCGACATCAACCAGAAGCCGATCGGCACTGGCCCATTTGTGTTCCAGCGTTACCAGAAAGACTCGCAGATCCGTTACGTGGGCAACAAACAGTATTGGGACCCGAGCCGGGTCAAACTTGACCAACTGATCTTCGCCATCAACACCGACGCCTCGGTACGGGTGCAGAAGCTCAAGGCCGGCGAATGCCAGGTCACCCTGCATCCGCGCCCCGCCGATGTAGACGCACTGAAGGCCGACCCGAACCTGCAACTGCTGACCAAGCCTGGCTTCAACCTCGGCTACATCGCCTACAACGTGCGCCACAAGCCGTTCGACCAGCTTGAAGTGCGCCAGGCGCTGGACATGGCGGTGAACAAGCAGAGCATCCTCAACGCTGTGTACCAGGGCGCCGGGCAACTGGCGGTCAACGGTATGCCACCGACGCAGTGGTCTTACGATGACAGCATCAAGGACGCCGCCTACAACCCGGAAAAAGCCAAGGAGCTGCTCAAGGCCGCCGGCGTCAAGGAAGGCACCGAGATCACCCTGTGGGCGATGCCGGTGCAGCGCCCGTACAACCCCAACGCCAAACTGATGGCCGAGATGCTGCAGAACGATTGGGCCAAGATCGGCCTGAAAGTCAAAATCGTCAGCTACGAATGGGGCGAGTACATCAAGCGCACCAAGAACGGTGAGCACGATGTCAGCCTGATTGGCTGGACTGGCGACAACGGTGATCCGGACAACTGGTTGGGCACCCTCTACAGCTGCGACGCCATCGGCGGGAACAACTACTCCATGTGGTGTGACCCGGCGTACGACAAGCTGATCAAGCAAGCCAAGGTCGTGACCGACCGCGAACAAAGGACTGTTCTATACAAACAGGCGCAGCAACTGCTCAAGCAGCAGGTGCCGATCACGCCAGTCGCCCACTCGACGGTCAACCAGCCGTTAAGCGCCAAAGTCGAAGGTTTCAAGGTGAGCCCCTTCGGCCGCAACGTGTTCTCGGGCGTCAGCATTACCCCATAA
- a CDS encoding ABC transporter substrate-binding protein — MLKHAVLPLLVSAGLMAAAPVALAATNLVFCSEGSPAGFDPGQYTTGTDFDASAETMFNRLSQFERGGTAVVPGLATSWDVSPDGLTYTFHLREGVKFHTTPYFKPTREFSADDVLFTFNRMINKDDPFRKAYPTEFPYFTDMGMDTNIKNIEKVDDHTVKFTLGTVDAAFIQNLAMSFASIQSAEYAAQLLKEGKPADINQKPVGTGPFVFKSYQKDSNIRYTGNKDYWKPEDVKIDNLIFAITTDPSVRIQKLKKNECQITLFPRPADLKALGEDKDLKLPHQAGFNLGYVAYNVMDKVKGSDQPNPLADLRVRQALDMAVNKQQIIDSVYQGAGQLAVNAMPPTQWSYDTSIKDAKYDPEKAKALLKEAGVKEGTEIVLWAMPVQRPYNPNAKLMAEMLQNDWSKIGLKVKITSYEWGEYIKRSKGGENQAMIIGWSGDNGDPDNWLNVLFGCDSLSGNNFSKWCDKKFDGIVKEAKATSDVAKRTELYKQAQHILKDAVPMTPIAHSTVYQPMRNTVQDFKISPFGLNSFYGVSVSGK; from the coding sequence ATGCTTAAACACGCAGTCCTTCCGTTATTAGTGAGCGCCGGCCTGATGGCCGCAGCCCCCGTAGCCCTGGCGGCAACTAACCTGGTGTTCTGCTCCGAAGGGAGCCCGGCCGGTTTCGACCCAGGCCAGTACACCACCGGAACAGACTTCGATGCCTCGGCCGAAACCATGTTCAACCGTCTGAGCCAGTTCGAGCGTGGCGGCACCGCTGTCGTTCCTGGCCTGGCCACCAGCTGGGACGTGTCCCCGGACGGCCTGACGTATACCTTCCACCTGCGCGAAGGCGTCAAGTTCCACACCACCCCGTACTTCAAGCCTACTCGTGAATTCTCGGCCGACGACGTACTGTTCACCTTCAACCGGATGATCAACAAAGACGATCCGTTCCGTAAGGCCTACCCCACTGAGTTCCCGTACTTCACGGACATGGGGATGGACACCAACATCAAGAACATCGAGAAAGTCGACGACCACACCGTCAAGTTCACCCTTGGCACCGTGGACGCGGCTTTCATCCAGAACCTGGCCATGAGCTTCGCGTCGATCCAGTCCGCTGAATATGCCGCGCAATTGTTGAAGGAAGGCAAACCCGCCGACATCAACCAGAAGCCGGTCGGCACTGGCCCGTTCGTGTTCAAGAGCTACCAGAAAGACTCGAACATTCGTTACACCGGCAACAAGGACTACTGGAAACCTGAAGACGTGAAGATCGACAACCTGATCTTCGCTATCACCACCGACCCGTCGGTGCGTATCCAGAAGCTCAAGAAAAACGAATGCCAGATCACTCTGTTCCCACGTCCGGCCGACCTCAAGGCGCTGGGCGAAGACAAAGACCTGAAACTGCCGCACCAGGCCGGTTTCAACCTGGGCTATGTGGCCTACAACGTGATGGACAAGGTCAAGGGCAGCGACCAGCCTAACCCGCTGGCTGACCTGCGCGTACGCCAGGCGCTGGACATGGCGGTGAACAAGCAGCAGATCATTGACTCCGTGTACCAGGGCGCCGGTCAGTTGGCCGTCAACGCCATGCCGCCGACCCAATGGTCCTACGACACCAGCATCAAGGACGCCAAGTACGACCCTGAAAAAGCCAAGGCGCTGCTCAAGGAAGCCGGCGTCAAGGAAGGTACCGAAATCGTCCTGTGGGCCATGCCGGTTCAGCGTCCGTACAACCCGAACGCCAAGCTGATGGCCGAGATGCTGCAGAACGACTGGTCCAAGATCGGTCTGAAGGTCAAGATCACCAGCTACGAATGGGGCGAGTACATCAAGCGTTCCAAAGGCGGCGAGAACCAGGCCATGATCATTGGCTGGAGCGGCGACAATGGTGACCCGGACAACTGGCTGAACGTGCTGTTCGGCTGCGACTCGCTGTCGGGCAACAACTTCTCCAAGTGGTGTGACAAGAAATTCGACGGCATCGTGAAAGAAGCCAAGGCCACATCGGATGTCGCCAAACGCACCGAGCTGTACAAGCAGGCGCAACATATCCTCAAAGATGCAGTCCCGATGACACCTATCGCGCACTCGACGGTGTATCAACCCATGCGTAATACCGTACAGGACTTCAAGATCAGCCCATTTGGCTTGAACTCCTTCTACGGCGTTAGCGTAAGCGGCAAGTAA